From Rhododendron vialii isolate Sample 1 chromosome 10a, ASM3025357v1, the proteins below share one genomic window:
- the LOC131304192 gene encoding probable serine/threonine-protein kinase PIX13, protein MKSDVYAYGVVLVEMLTGLRVFDGNSPSEQSNLVDWVKPYLLHERKLVDIMDSQLEGEYPSKAAFKIAQLALKCLAAEQKTRPSMKAVVETLEHKEASNGKPMDTLHHRPPLPCRQKRIQAHQLAL, encoded by the coding sequence ATGAAGAGTGATGTGTATGCTTATGGGGTAGTATTGGTTGAGATGCTTACAGGCTTGCGTGTATTTGATGGAAATAGTCCAAGTGAGCAAAGTAATCTGGTTGATTGGGTCAAACCATATTTGCTCCATGAAAGAAAATTGGTAGATATAATGGACTCTCAATTGGAAGGGGAATATCCTTCAAAAGCTGCCTTCAAAATAGCTCAGCTTGCTCTAAAATGTCTTGCAGCTGAACAAAAAACTAGGCCATCGATGAAAGCAGTTGTGGAGACACTGGAACACAAAGAGGCAAGCAATGGAAAACCCATGGATACTTTGCACCATCGACCTCCACTTCCCTGCAGGCAAAAGAGAATTCAGGCCCATCAACTCGCGCTATGA